One region of Danio rerio strain Tuebingen ecotype United States chromosome 5, GRCz12tu, whole genome shotgun sequence genomic DNA includes:
- the LOC141385772 gene encoding uncharacterized protein, translating into MSDLGERPMDDRVNQQLATQPSVRSKVATETSDAVETELRRGKRTRKLTEKGQKLQEEKLERYEQRFKVSYDKWKSLVKEVKWLLSESSSIESLQDVMARMTKASAVVGTGYEDLRHLSISDHDTRRRVDHCEAVTKKMEVLVKHYFEGNKEMESGWSDIELSEEVSVGTRISRTSTSSQSKSRSSKFSSLSAAKKQEAAAEVAANEATLEVLKEQDRQFKELQKLEAEDKKRIAEQEADDLKRREEEAKVKAQHEVENAARRKLLEDKRRELERLETVKKLNAAKARMQIYEQSEVSEDDELLSDLSHDCEFKEIHVDKRHHRPDNLSTKNVTLQPTVTTPQIDNTSLVKALTESMSVNRLPVPEPMVFNGDPLKFNDWKTSFQMLIEKKSIPAVEKIFYLRRYVGDSVKKALEGHFLLGTDSAYCSAWKILEERYGNPFLIAKSFREKLYAWPKIGPKESLELQEFVDFLRSCEAAIPQIKELEVLNDCNENQKILAKLPDWLTSRWNREVMETEENTKTFPSFSQFVKFLTKEAKIVCNPITSLYALKSSDKEGTRTLKTRSSVGKVLATNSGGDNLVLVSCVFCQKNDHSLHKCHKFMEKTVVERHKFVYKKMLCFGCLKPGHQSRICQNRSVCDICAKNHPTCLHEDRSRSVGNHGTSDLVGV; encoded by the coding sequence ATGTCAGATTTAGGTGAGCGGCCCATGGATGATAGAGTGAATCAGCAACTTGCAACTCAGCCCTCAGTGAGAAGTAAGGTGGCAACGGAAACTTCTGATGCTGTGGAGACTGAGCTACGAAGAGGAAAGAGGACTCGTAAGCTGACTGAAAAGGGTCAGAAGTTGCAAGAAGAGAAGTTGGAAAGGTATGAACAGAGATTCAAGGTCAGTTATGATAAATGGAAATCTCTTGTCAAAGAAGTAAAGTGGTTATTATCTGAGTCTTCTTCAATTGAATCATTACAAGATGTTATGGCAAGAATGACAAAGGCTTCTGCAGTTGTAGGCACTGGGTATGAAGATCTACGCCATTTGAGTATTTCTGACCATGATACACGCCGCCGAGTAGACCATTGTGAAGCAGTCACAAAGAAAATGGAGGTTTTGGTGAAGCATTATTTCGAAGGGAATAAGGAAATGGAGTCTGGATGGAGTGACATTGAGTTATCTGAAGAGGTCAGTGTCGGCACAAGGATTTCTAGAACATCTACATCGTCTCAAAGTAAGTCAAGATCTTCTAAGTTTTCAAGTTTATCTGCTGCCAAAAAACAAGAAGCTGCTGCTGAGGTTGCTGCTAATGAAGCCACTTTAGAAGTCTTAAAGGAACAGGATCGTCAGTTTAAGGAACTTCAGAAGCTTGAAGCTGAAGATAAGAAGCGTATAGCTGAACAAGAAGCTGATGATTTGAAGCGCCGTGAAGAAGAGGCTAAGGTGAAAGCTCAGCACGAGGTGGAAAATGCAGCTAGACGTAAGTTATTAGAAGATAAACGCCGCGAACTGGAACGTTTGGAGACAGTTAAGAAGTTAAATGCAGCTAAAGCACGTATGCAGATATATGAACAGAGTGAAGTTTCAGAAGATGATGAACTTTTGAGTGACTTGTCTCATGACTGTGAATTTAAAGAAATCCATGTGGATAAAAGACACCACAGACCTGATAATTTGTCAAcaaaaaatgtcactttacagCCAACAGTGACAACTCCACAAATAGATAATACTTCTCTTGTCAAGGCTTTGACTGAATCTATGAGTGTCAATCGACTTCCTGTGCCAGAACCAATGGTTTTTAATGGGGATCCACTTAAGTTCAATGATTGGAAAACGTCCTTTCAAATGTTAATAGAGAAGAAATCCATTCCTGCAGTGGAGAAGATTTTCTATCTACGGAGGTATGTAGGAGATTCTGTCAAAAAGGCTCTTGAAGGCCATTTTCTTCTTGGAACAGATTCGGCTTATTGTTCAGCTTGGAAGATTTTGGAAGAAAGATATGGAAATCCATTTCTTATAGCCAAATCATTTCGAGAGAAGCTTTATGCTTGGCCAAAGATTGGTCCCAAGGAAAGTTTGGAACTACAAGAGTTTGTAGATTTCCTTCGTAGTTGTGAGGCTGCCATTCCTCAAATTAAAGAACTTGAAGTGTTAAATGATTGTAATGAGAACCAAAAAATTCTTGCCAAGCTGCCTGATTGGTTAACTTCAAGATGGAATAGAGAGGTGATGGAAACTGAAGAAAATACTAAAACCTTTCCAAGTTTCAGCCAATTTGTTAAGTTCCTCACAAAGGAAGCCAAGATTGTGTGCAATCCTATAACATCACTTTATGCTCTGAAATCAAGCGATAAAGAAGGAACAAGGACGTTGAAGACTCGAAGCTCTGTGGGAAAGGTGTTGGCGACTAATTCTGGTGGAGACAACCTCGTCTTGGTGAGTTGTGTTTTTTGTCAAAAAAATGATCATAGTCTTCATAAATGTCATAAGTTCATGGAGAAGACAGTTGTTGAACGACACAAGTTTGTCTATAAGAAGATGTTATGCTTTGGATGTTTGAAGCCTGGACATCAATCAAGGATTTGTCAAAACAGAAGTGTCTGTGACATTTGTGCAAAAAACCATCCTACCTGTCTTCATGAAGATCGTTCAAGGAGTGTTGGAAATCATGGCACAAGTGATTTGGTGGGAGTGTAG